In Rattus norvegicus strain BN/NHsdMcwi chromosome 1, GRCr8, whole genome shotgun sequence, a genomic segment contains:
- the Olr5 gene encoding olfactory receptor Olr5 produces the protein METSLDLTNMTRVHQFVLLGFPTRLGIRDTLFVIFLGLYLLTLVENALIIYLICSHSELHKPMYFFLGNLSCLEMCYVSTTMPTLLVGLWTGPYHISFVTCMTQLFFFVSLICTECTLLASMAYDRYVAICRPLHYPLLMRPQVCLGLALSSWLGGLVVSAIKTKCIASLTYCGPNVLNQFFCDVSPLLNLSCTHVALTELVDFISAIVIFCGTLLVSLASYSAIGMAVLRMPSAAARRKAFSTCASHLVVVGIFYSAALFIYCRPSRIKSMDLNKVLSVIYTVVTPLCNPIIYCLRNKEVHTVLKKTLHWP, from the coding sequence ATGGAGACATCACTTGATTTGACCAACATGACCAGAGTCCATCAATTTGTGTTGTTAGGTTTTCCTACGAGGTTGGGGATAAGGGATACCTTGTTTGTCATCTTCCTGGGTCTCTACCTGCTGACACTCGTGGAGAACGCACTCATCATCTACCTCATCTGCAGTCACAGTGAGCTCCACAagcccatgtacttcttcctgggCAACCTCAGCTGCCTGGAGATGTGCTATGTGTCAACCACCATGCCCACTCTACTCGTGGGGCTATGGACCGGGCCCTACCATATTTCTTTTGTAACTTGCATGACGCAACtcttcttctttgtttctctcaTCTGCACAGAGTGCACCCTCCTGGCCTCCATGgcttatgaccgctatgtggccatctgccgCCCACTACACTATCCACTGCTCATGAGGCCCCAAGTATGCCTGGGCTTAGCCTTGTCTTCGTGGCTGGGTGGGCTGGTGGTCTCAGCAATAAAGACAAAATGCATTGCCAGCTTGACCTACTGTGGCCCCAATGTCCTCAACCAATTTTTCTGTGATGTCTCCCCTCTGCTCAACTTGTCCTGCACCCATGTGGCCCTCACAGAGCTGGTAGACTTCATCTCAGCCATTGTCATCTTCTGTGGAACACTCCTGGTGTCCCTGGCCTCCTACTCAGCCATCGGGATGGCTGTACTCCGCATGCCATCAGCTGCTGCCCGGCGCAAGGCCTTCTCCACCTGTGCCTCCCACCTGGTAGTGGTGGGCATTTTCTACTCAGCGGCTCTCTTCATCTATTGCCGCCCCAGCCGCATCAAGTCCATGGACCTCAACAAGGTGCTGTCTGTCATCTACACGGTGGTCACACCTCTCTGCAACCCTATCATCTACTGTTTAAGGAATAAGGAGGTCCACACTGTGCTGAAGAAGACTCTCCACTGGCCTTAG
- the Or6z7 gene encoding olfactory receptor Olr6 — protein sequence MERSLELANMTRVQQFLLLGLSTRLDIRDALFAVFLTLYLLTLLENTLIIYLICSHRELHKPMYFFLGNLSCLEMCYVSVTMPTLLMGLWNGLYHIHFIACMTQLFFFIVLVGTECILLASMAYDRYVAICRPLHYPVLMRPQVCLGLAMTSWLGGLLVSMVKTTCIATLSYCGPNVLNHFFCDVSPLLNLSCTHVALTELVDFISAIVILWGCFLTTMASYVAIGRAVLRMPSTTARYKAFSTCASHLVVVGIFYSVTIFIYARPKRIEAMDLNKVLSVIYTVVTPMCNPVIYCLRNKEVQVALHRTMHWS from the coding sequence ATGGAGAGGTCCCTGGAGTTGGCCAACATGACCAGGGTTCAGCAGTTCCTCTTGCTGGGATTGTCCACAAGGCTGGACATAAGGGATGCCCTATTTGCTGTCTTCCTGACTCTCTACCTACTTACACTCCTGGAGAACACACTCATCATCTACCTCATCTGCAGTCACAGAGAGCTCCACAagcccatgtacttcttcctgggCAACCTCAGCTGCCTGGAGATGTGCTATGTGTCTGTCACCATGCCCACCCTACTCATGGGACTATGGAATGGACTCTACCATATTCACTTCATAGCTTGTATGACACAACTCTTCTTCTTCATTGTCCTTGTGGGCACAGAGTGCATCCTTCTGGCATCCATGgcttatgaccgctatgtggccatctgccgCCCACTACACTACCCAGTACTCATGAGACCCCAGGTCTGTCTGGGCTTGGCTATGACTTCATGGCTAGGTGGGCTACTGGTCTCTATGGTCAAGACCACCTGCATTGCCACCCTGTCCTACTGTGGCCCCAATGTCCTCAAccatttcttctgtgatgtctcCCCATTACTCAACCTGTCATGCACTCATGTGGCCCTCACAGAGCTGGTAGACTTCATTTCAGCCATTGTCATCCTTTGGGGTTGCTTCCTCACAACTATGGCCTCCTATGTGGCTATTGGCAGGGCAGTTCTGCGCATGCCTTCTACCACCGCCCGCTACAAGGCCTTCTCCACCTGTGCCTCCCACCTGGTTGTGGTGGGTATATTCTACTCAGTCACTATTTTCATCTATGCCCGCCCCAAACGCATAGAAGCCATGGATCTCAACAAGGTGTTGTCTGTCATCTACACAGTAGTCACCCCCATGTGCAACCCAGTCATCTACTGTCTGCGGAACAAGGAGGTACAAGTAGCTCTCCACAGAACCATGCACTGGTCCTGA
- the Or6z5 gene encoding olfactory receptor Olr7, translated as MERSLQLANWSIDQDFILLGLSASKDIRDGLFVIFLTLYLLILLENMLVIYLIISHCELLHKPMYFFLGNLSCLEMCYVSVTMPTLLVGLRSSPYHMSFSFCMAQLFLFISLIGTKCTLLASMAYDRYVAICRPLHYSLIMRPQVCWGLSLFSWVGGLLVSVIKTTCIASMSYCGPNVLNHFFCDVSPLLNLSCTHVALTELIDFISAIVIFCGSLLIALASYVAIGRVLLQMPSAAASHKALSTCASHLLVMGLFYSVVLFMYSRPSHVKSTDLNKVLSVIYTVATPMCSPIIYCLRNREVHAVLKRTPCLC; from the coding sequence ATGGAGAGATCACTACAGCTGGCCAATTGGTCTATTGACCAGGATTTTATCCTGCTGGGTTTGTCTGCCAGTAAAGACATCAGGGACGGCCTGTTTGTTATCTTTCTGACTCTTTACCTGCTGATCCTCTTAGAGAATATGCTAGTTATCTACCTCATCATCAGCCACTGTGAGTTGCTCCACAaacccatgtacttcttcctgggCAACCTCAGCTGTCTGGAAATGTGCTATGTGTCAGTCACCATGCCCACCCTACTTGTGGGCCTGAGGTCCAGCCCTTACCATATGTCCTTCTCATTCTGCATGGCTCAACTGTTTTTATTCATCTCTCTCATTGGCACCAAgtgcactcttctggcctccatggcctatgaccgctacgTGGCCATTTGCCGTCCACTGCACTACTCACTGATCATGAGGCCCCAGGTCTGTTGGGGATTGTCCTTGTTCTCCTGGGTGGGTGGACTGTTGGTTTCTGTGATCAAGACTACATGCATTGCAAGTATGTCCTACTGTGGCCCCAATGTCCTCaaccacttcttctgtgatgtatcTCCACTGCTCAACTTGTCCTGCACCCATGTGGCTCTTACAGAGCTGATCGACTTTATTTCAGCCATTGTCATCTTCTGTGGGTCATTGCTCATTGCTCTGGCCTCCTATGTGGCCATCGGCCGGGTGCTGCTCCAAATGCCTTCAGCAGCTGCAAGCCACAAAGCCCTCTCTACATGTGCCTCCCACCTCCTTGTAATGGGTCTTTTTTACTCTgtggtcctctttatgtattccaGGCCCAGCCATGTCAAATCCACAGACCTCAACAAGGTGCTATCAGTCATCTATACGGTGGCCACGCCAATGTGCAGCCCAATCATCTACTGCTTGAGGAATAGGGAGGTCCATGCAGTGTTGAAGAGAACCCCTTGTCTGTGCTGA